The following coding sequences lie in one Miscanthus floridulus cultivar M001 chromosome 9, ASM1932011v1, whole genome shotgun sequence genomic window:
- the LOC136481574 gene encoding LOW QUALITY PROTEIN: leucine-rich repeat receptor protein kinase EMS1-like (The sequence of the model RefSeq protein was modified relative to this genomic sequence to represent the inferred CDS: inserted 3 bases in 2 codons): MVTPTSPHATKSTAAXPPQLTPWTTSFSSTPSPSSTXNSSVHKISTHAAAGHAMDTPLVALIVVAGTSLAVAVPCLLLAFLCRRHSRKSQLKPRNRQLCCSASAASTLPVPAPAGTTPADCPSWSFYGTTADASLLKLSLADLAAATGGFSPDNIIGDGSFGFVYRAVLPDGAAVAVKRLSGDGDAGAGNREFRAELEVLGSLSHPNLTRLLGYCAAGRDRILVYELLERGSLDAWLHGGDAEDGGGTETLPWPARLRVARGAAAALEFLHHGRRPPVLHRDVKSSNVLLGEGFEAKLADFGLARIVRGSPAKSHVSTQAAGTAGYVAPEIWDGVGATAKADVYSFGVLLIEIVTGHRPSWPMKDSMGDKEVNLVDWAREKIGVGQVSEILDRRMGIQAQGKEMEEAKGLLEIALRCIDSATKNRPTMEEAVAMLNKI; the protein is encoded by the exons ATGGTGACCCCGACGTCGCCGCACGCCACGAAGTCAACCGCTG CGCCACCACAGTTGACTCCATGGACGACTTCGTTCTCCTccactccctctccctcttccac CAACAGCAGCGTCCACAAGATCTCCACGCACGCTGCCGCCGGCCACGCGATGGACACCCCGCTGGTCGCGCTGATCGTCGTCGCGGGGACCTCACTCGCCGTCGCGGTGCCCTGCCTCCTCCTCGCCTTCCTCTGCCGCCGCCACAGCAGAAAGAGCCAGCTCAAGCCGCGCAACCGCCAGCTCTGCTGCTCGGCCTCGGCGGCGTCAACGCTCCCGGTCCCCGCGCCAGCCGGTACGACGCCAGCAGACTGCCCGTCGTGGTCCTTCTACGGCACGACCGCGGACGCCTCGCTGCTGAAGCTCTCTCTCGCCGACCTCGCCGCCGCCACGGGGGGCTTCTCCCCGGACAACATCATCGGCGACGGCAGCTTCGGGTTCGTCTACCGCGCCGTGCTCCCCGACGGCGCAGCGGTGGCCGTGAAGCGcctctccggcgacggcgacgcggGCGCCGGCAACCGCGAGTTCCGCGCCGAGCTGGAGGTGCTGGGCAGCCTGAGCCACCCGAACCTCACGCGCCTGCTGGGCTACTGCGCCGCCGGCCGCGACCGCATCCTCGTCTACGAGCTCCTCGAGCGCGGCAGCCTCGACGCCTGGCTCCACGGTGGCGACGCCGAGGACGGGGGCGGCACCGAGACGCTGCCCTGGCCTGCGCGGCTCCGCGTCGCGCGCggcgctgccgccgcgctcgagTTCCTCCACCACGGCCGGCGCCCGCCCGTGCTGCACCGCGACGTCAAGTCCAGCAACGTCCTCCTCGGGGAAGGCTTCGAGGCCAAGCTCGCCGACTTCGGCCTCGCTAGGATCGTCAGAGGAAGCCCTGCCAAATCCCACGTCAGCACGCAAGCCGCCGGTACAGCCGG GTATGTGGCACCGGAGATATGGGACGGAGTGGGGGCGACTGCAAAGGCCGATGTGTACAGCTTCGGCGTGCTGCTCATCGAGATCGTCACTGGACACCGGCCAAGTTGGCCGATGAAGGACAGCATGGGCGACAAGGAGGTGAATCTGGTGGATTGGGCAAGGGAGAAGATAGGTGTGGGACAGGTGTCGGAGATCCTGGACCGTCGGATGGGCATCCAAGCGCAAGGGAAGGAGATGGAGGAGGCCAAGGGGCTCTTGGAGATTGCACTCAGGTGTATCGATAGTGCTACCAAGAACAGGCCCACCATGGAGGAGGCTGTGGCCATGCTCAACAAGATTTGA
- the LOC136483842 gene encoding uncharacterized protein, which produces MSVTGTVDGGRPPTKIKTDLKKPIVNLACHPRLPVLYVAYAEGLIRAYNIQTYAVHYTLQLAVDSTIKLMGAGAFGFHPTLEWIFVGDRGGTLLAWDVSTERPLLVATLTPVLMKCSLSAKSNTEFLKAPVKLEQLSLGHCSPQSDLVLNLYAALPYVNQKLPLMSQEAMKFPINL; this is translated from the exons ATGAGTGTAACAG GGACTGTTGATGGAGGGAGACCGCCAACAAAAATAAAGACTGATCTTAAAAAGCCCATTGTTAACCTGGCTTGCCATCCCCGCCTCCCTGTCTTG TATGTAGCTTATGCTGAGGGCTTGATACGTGCCTACAACATCCAGACATATGCTGTACACTATACCTTACAAC TTGCTGTTGACAGCACAATTAAGCTAATGGGAGCTGGTGCTTTTGGGTTTCATCCGACCCTAGAGTGGATATTTGTTGGTGATAGAGGTGGTACTCTACTGGCTTGGGATGTATCAACTGAGAGGCCAC TACTGGTTGCTACTTTGACTCCAGTGCTAATGAAATGTTCATTATCTGCAAAGTCAAACACCGAGTTCCTTAAAGCACCAGTGAAACTGGAACAGTTATCCTTAGGACACTGTAGTCCACAGTCGGACTTAGTTTTGAATTTATATGCTGCTCTGCCATATGTAAATCAAAAGCTTCCACTAATGTCGCAGGAAGCCATGAAGTTCCCCATCAATCTGTGA